Proteins found in one Orcinus orca chromosome 11, mOrcOrc1.1, whole genome shotgun sequence genomic segment:
- the FAM118A gene encoding protein FAM118A isoform X6, with amino-acid sequence MDSVEKTTDRSEQKSSRKFLKSLIRKQPQELLLVMGTGVSAAAAPGIPALCSWRSCIEAIIEAAEQLEVLHPGDVAEFRRKVTKDGDLLVVAHDLIRKMSPRTGDSKPSFFQDCLLEVFDNLEQHIQSPLVLQSILSLMERGTMVLTTNYDNLLEIFGQQHNKPMVSLDLKDKTKVLQWARGHIKYGVLHIHGLYTDPCGMVLDLSGYKDVTQDPEVMEALQNLYRTKSFLFVGCGETLRDQIFQALFLYSVPDKADLEHYMVVLKESEDHFFKQQADMLLRGIKVVSYGDCFDYFPGYVQDLATQICKQRSPDADRVDSTTLFGNACQDCAKRKLEENGIEVSKKLRQSDTDDAGGS; translated from the exons ATGGATTCCGTGGAAAAGACAACAGACAGAAGTGAACAAAAATCAAG tagaaagtttttaaaaagcctcaTCCGGAAACAGCCCCAGGAGCTGCTCCTGGTCATGGGGACGGGAGTCAGTGCCGCTGCGGCCCCAGGGATCCCCGCCCTGTGCTCGTGGAGGAGCTGCATCGAGGCCATCATCGAGGCCGCGGAGCAGCTCGAGGTGCTGCACCCCGGGGACGTGGCCGAGTTCCGCAGGAAGGTGACCAAGGACGGGGACCTGCTGGTTGTCGCCCATGACCTGATCCGGAAGATGTCCCCT CGCACGGGCGACTCCAAGCCCAGCTTCTTCCAGGACTGCCTGCTGGAGGTGTTTGACAACCTGGAGCAGCACATCCAGAGCCCGCTGGTGCTGCAGTCCATCCTCAGCCTGATGGAGAGGGGCACCATGGTGCTGACCACCAACTATGACAACCTGCTGGAGATCTTCGGGCAACAGCACAACAAGCCCATGGTGTCTCTGGATCTGAAGGACAAGACCAAG GTCCTTCAGTGGGCTAGAGGACACATCAAATACGGAGTTCTTCACATTCACGGCTTATACACAGATCCCTGCGGGATGGTGTTGGACCTATCGGGATACAAAGACGTTACCCAAGACCCGGAAGTCATG GAGGCTCTTCAGAACTTGTACCGCACCAAATCCTTTCTGTTTGTGGGCTGCGGAGAGACCCTCCGAGATCAGATATTCCAGGCCCTCTTCCTTTATTCGGTGCCGGACAAGGCGGATTTGGAGCACTACATGGTTGTGCTCAAGGAGAGCGAAGACCACTTCTTTAAGCAGCAGGCAGACATGCTTCTGCGTGGGATCAAAGTCGTGTCCTACGGGGACTGCTTTGACTATTTTCCGGGGTATGTGCAGGACCTTGCCACTCAGATCTGCAAACAGCGAAGTCCag aTGCCGATCGAGTGGACAGCACCACGTTGTTCG
- the FAM118A gene encoding protein FAM118A isoform X7 → MDSVEKTTDRSEQKSRKFLKSLIRKQPQELLLVMGTGVSAAAAPGIPALCSWRSCIEAIIEAAEQLEVLHPGDVAEFRRKVTKDGDLLVVAHDLIRKMSPRTGDSKPSFFQDCLLEVFDNLEQHIQSPLVLQSILSLMERGTMVLTTNYDNLLEIFGQQHNKPMVSLDLKDKTKVLQWARGHIKYGVLHIHGLYTDPCGMVLDLSGYKDVTQDPEVMEALQNLYRTKSFLFVGCGETLRDQIFQALFLYSVPDKADLEHYMVVLKESEDHFFKQQADMLLRGIKVVSYGDCFDYFPGYVQDLATQICKQRSPDADRVDSTTLFGNACQDCAKRKLEENGIEVSKKLRQSDTDDAGGS, encoded by the exons ATGGATTCCGTGGAAAAGACAACAGACAGAAGTGAACAAAAATCAAG aaagtttttaaaaagcctcaTCCGGAAACAGCCCCAGGAGCTGCTCCTGGTCATGGGGACGGGAGTCAGTGCCGCTGCGGCCCCAGGGATCCCCGCCCTGTGCTCGTGGAGGAGCTGCATCGAGGCCATCATCGAGGCCGCGGAGCAGCTCGAGGTGCTGCACCCCGGGGACGTGGCCGAGTTCCGCAGGAAGGTGACCAAGGACGGGGACCTGCTGGTTGTCGCCCATGACCTGATCCGGAAGATGTCCCCT CGCACGGGCGACTCCAAGCCCAGCTTCTTCCAGGACTGCCTGCTGGAGGTGTTTGACAACCTGGAGCAGCACATCCAGAGCCCGCTGGTGCTGCAGTCCATCCTCAGCCTGATGGAGAGGGGCACCATGGTGCTGACCACCAACTATGACAACCTGCTGGAGATCTTCGGGCAACAGCACAACAAGCCCATGGTGTCTCTGGATCTGAAGGACAAGACCAAG GTCCTTCAGTGGGCTAGAGGACACATCAAATACGGAGTTCTTCACATTCACGGCTTATACACAGATCCCTGCGGGATGGTGTTGGACCTATCGGGATACAAAGACGTTACCCAAGACCCGGAAGTCATG GAGGCTCTTCAGAACTTGTACCGCACCAAATCCTTTCTGTTTGTGGGCTGCGGAGAGACCCTCCGAGATCAGATATTCCAGGCCCTCTTCCTTTATTCGGTGCCGGACAAGGCGGATTTGGAGCACTACATGGTTGTGCTCAAGGAGAGCGAAGACCACTTCTTTAAGCAGCAGGCAGACATGCTTCTGCGTGGGATCAAAGTCGTGTCCTACGGGGACTGCTTTGACTATTTTCCGGGGTATGTGCAGGACCTTGCCACTCAGATCTGCAAACAGCGAAGTCCag aTGCCGATCGAGTGGACAGCACCACGTTGTTCG